A region from the Microcella frigidaquae genome encodes:
- a CDS encoding PTS sugar transporter subunit IIA, translating to MTLPALADRAIVLQARAADWRDAIRAAGDALVDSGCTTGEYTEAMIRMVDAHGPYIVIAPGLALAHARPGPEVRCDGLSVVTLAEPVAFGHAHNDPVSVVIGLAGAAADSHLTAVAELANAFNDPAVIPALAAAATRDEVRRLLGAEAGAGSPA from the coding sequence ACCCTGCCCGCCCTCGCCGATCGCGCCATCGTGCTGCAGGCCCGTGCGGCTGACTGGCGCGACGCGATCCGTGCCGCCGGCGATGCCCTCGTCGACAGCGGCTGCACGACGGGCGAGTACACCGAGGCGATGATCCGCATGGTGGATGCTCACGGCCCGTACATCGTGATCGCACCCGGCCTGGCTCTCGCGCACGCGCGCCCCGGCCCCGAGGTGCGCTGCGACGGCCTGTCGGTGGTCACCCTCGCCGAGCCGGTGGCGTTCGGCCACGCGCACAACGACCCCGTGTCGGTCGTCATCGGGCTCGCCGGAGCCGCGGCCGACAGCCACCTCACCGCGGTCGCCGAGCTGGCCAACGCCTTCAACGATCCGGCGGTCATCCCGGCGCTCGCCGCGGCGGCCACCCGCGACGAGGTGCGCCGCCTGCTGGGAGCCGAGGCGGGCGCGGGGTCGCCCGCGTGA
- a CDS encoding PTS ascorbate transporter subunit IIB: MKIVTICGAGIGTSGILKVNAERALQRLGLSATVVAADVASVARVAADAQVILTSAEFVEAIGATRADVIVVENYFDGEELALKLEAALG; the protein is encoded by the coding sequence GTGAAGATCGTCACGATCTGCGGGGCCGGCATCGGCACGAGCGGCATCCTGAAGGTCAACGCCGAGCGGGCCCTGCAGCGGCTCGGGCTCTCGGCCACGGTCGTCGCGGCCGACGTCGCGTCGGTGGCCCGCGTCGCCGCCGACGCGCAGGTGATCCTGACCAGCGCCGAGTTCGTCGAGGCGATCGGTGCGACCCGCGCCGACGTCATCGTGGTGGAGAACTACTTCGACGGCGAGGAGCTCGCGCTCAAGCTCGAGGCCGCGCTCGGCTGA
- a CDS encoding phospho-sugar mutase: MTTLDQAKSWLEQDPDPETRAELAALIPAAEAGDAAAMDALRDRFDTRLTFGTAGLRGELGAGSNRMNRVLVSQAATGFARWLLDRDENASVVIGYDGRVNSDVFARDSAELMAGAGVRVVLLPRALPTPLLAFAVRHLGVSAGVMVTASHNPPRDNGYKVYLGGRDGGSQIVAPTDEAIHQAILAVADTSVVGELPRSTAFDLADESVIDAYVARTAALVPRTAESPVIDPVRFVYTALHGVGWEVAQRVFAAAGLGEPTVVAEQIEPDGAFPTVAFPNPEEPGAMDLAFATARAAGAELIIANDPDADRLAVAIPDDSAPEGWRRLTGNEVGALLGWRAAERLQREERQAKFAASLVSSPALSAVANAYGVSYSDTLTGFKWISRVGGLGYGYEEALGYLVDPEKVRDKDGISAAVDLLALAGELKAAGRTLAEHQRDFDERFGAFASAQVSLRVTDLSRIGAIMAALRDNPPAEVGGVRVSQVDDFSGGFGVFPPSDILRFWMHGGARVIVRPSGTEPKVKVYIDASSETGSVDERRAAAAAQVAALEGGMRALIV, encoded by the coding sequence ATGACCACTCTCGACCAGGCCAAGTCGTGGCTCGAGCAGGACCCCGACCCGGAGACCCGCGCCGAGCTCGCGGCGCTGATCCCCGCGGCCGAGGCGGGCGATGCGGCGGCGATGGATGCCCTCCGCGACCGCTTCGACACCCGCCTGACGTTCGGCACCGCGGGCCTGCGGGGTGAGCTCGGTGCGGGCTCGAACCGCATGAACCGGGTGCTCGTCTCCCAGGCCGCGACCGGATTCGCCCGCTGGCTGCTCGACCGCGACGAGAACGCTTCGGTGGTCATCGGGTACGACGGCCGCGTGAACAGCGACGTGTTCGCGCGCGACTCGGCCGAGCTGATGGCCGGGGCCGGCGTGCGCGTCGTGCTGCTGCCGCGCGCCCTGCCGACGCCCCTGCTGGCCTTCGCCGTGCGGCACCTCGGGGTGAGCGCCGGCGTCATGGTCACGGCGAGCCACAACCCGCCGCGGGACAACGGCTACAAGGTGTACCTCGGTGGCCGCGACGGCGGCTCGCAGATCGTCGCGCCGACCGACGAGGCGATCCACCAGGCGATCCTCGCCGTGGCCGACACGAGCGTGGTCGGCGAGCTTCCCCGCTCGACTGCCTTCGACCTCGCCGACGAGAGCGTCATCGACGCCTACGTGGCGCGCACGGCTGCGCTGGTGCCCCGCACGGCCGAGTCGCCGGTCATCGATCCGGTGCGCTTCGTCTACACGGCCCTGCACGGCGTCGGGTGGGAGGTCGCGCAGCGCGTCTTCGCCGCCGCCGGGCTCGGCGAGCCGACCGTGGTGGCCGAGCAGATCGAGCCCGACGGCGCGTTCCCGACCGTCGCCTTCCCGAACCCGGAAGAGCCGGGCGCCATGGACCTCGCGTTCGCGACGGCGCGCGCCGCCGGGGCCGAGCTGATCATCGCGAACGACCCCGACGCCGACCGGCTCGCGGTCGCGATCCCCGACGACAGCGCCCCCGAGGGCTGGCGCCGCCTGACCGGCAACGAGGTCGGCGCGCTGCTCGGCTGGCGCGCCGCCGAGCGCCTGCAGCGTGAGGAGCGCCAGGCGAAGTTCGCGGCGTCGCTGGTCTCCTCCCCCGCCCTGTCGGCGGTCGCGAACGCCTACGGCGTGAGCTACAGCGACACCCTCACCGGCTTCAAGTGGATCTCGCGGGTCGGCGGCCTCGGCTACGGCTACGAGGAGGCCCTCGGCTACCTCGTCGACCCCGAGAAGGTGCGCGACAAGGACGGCATCTCGGCCGCCGTCGACCTCCTCGCCCTCGCCGGCGAGCTGAAGGCGGCCGGCCGCACCCTCGCCGAGCACCAGCGCGACTTCGACGAGCGCTTCGGCGCGTTCGCGAGCGCCCAGGTGTCGCTGCGGGTCACCGACCTGAGCCGCATCGGCGCCATCATGGCGGCCCTGCGCGACAACCCGCCCGCCGAGGTCGGCGGGGTGCGGGTCAGCCAGGTTGACGACTTCTCGGGCGGCTTCGGGGTCTTCCCACCGAGCGACATCCTGCGGTTCTGGATGCACGGCGGCGCGCGCGTCATCGTGCGGCCGAGCGGCACCGAGCCCAAGGTCAAGGTCTACATCGACGCCTCGAGCGAGACCGGCTCGGTCGACGAGCGTCGGGCGGCCGCGGCGGCCCAGGTGGCCGCGCTCGAGGGCGGCATGCGCGCCCTGATCGTCTGA
- a CDS encoding purine-nucleoside phosphorylase has product MSHTASNPLDDPHADPFAIAAQAAAQLAEATGVERHDIALTLGSGWAKAADLIGETTHTIPATEIAGFSKPALEGHVGTLRSILLPSGKRALVIGARTHYYENHGVRRVVHSVRTAAAAGASVMILTNGAGGIKEHWKPGTPVLISDHLNLTANSPLEGATFIDLTDLYAQRLRDLAHEVDPGLDEGVYVQFRGPHYETPAEVQMAKAMGGHIVGMSTALEAIAARQAGMEVLGLSLITNLAAGISPEPLSHAEVIQAGKDAEPVISALLARIVAKL; this is encoded by the coding sequence ATGTCGCACACTGCCTCGAACCCGCTCGACGACCCGCACGCCGACCCCTTCGCCATCGCCGCCCAGGCGGCCGCGCAGCTGGCCGAGGCGACCGGTGTCGAGCGCCACGACATCGCCCTGACGCTCGGCTCGGGCTGGGCGAAGGCCGCCGACCTGATCGGCGAGACGACGCACACCATCCCGGCCACCGAGATCGCCGGCTTCAGCAAGCCCGCCCTCGAGGGGCACGTCGGCACGCTGCGGTCGATCCTGCTGCCGAGCGGCAAGCGCGCCCTCGTCATCGGCGCCCGCACTCACTACTACGAGAACCACGGCGTGCGGCGCGTGGTGCACTCGGTGCGCACCGCGGCCGCGGCCGGCGCCTCCGTCATGATCCTCACCAACGGCGCCGGCGGCATCAAGGAGCACTGGAAGCCCGGCACGCCGGTGCTGATCAGCGACCACCTGAACCTGACGGCGAACTCGCCGCTCGAGGGCGCGACGTTCATCGACCTGACCGATCTGTACGCCCAGCGCCTGCGCGACCTCGCCCACGAGGTCGACCCGGGCCTCGACGAGGGCGTGTACGTGCAGTTCCGCGGCCCGCACTACGAGACGCCCGCCGAAGTGCAGATGGCGAAGGCGATGGGCGGCCACATCGTCGGCATGTCGACGGCCCTCGAGGCTATCGCCGCGCGCCAGGCCGGCATGGAGGTGCTGGGCCTCTCGCTCATCACCAACCTCGCCGCGGGCATCTCGCCCGAGCCGCTCAGCCACGCCGAGGTGATCCAGGCGGGCAAGGATGCCGAGCCGGTGATCAGCGCCCTGCTGGCCCGCATCGTCGCGAAGCTGTAG
- a CDS encoding NAD(P)H-quinone dehydrogenase: MTTLFDRKQRIAVLGGGPGGYEAALAGAQLGAEVTLVERSGVGGSAVLTDVVPSKTLIATAEAAGAIGGAGELGVQFFARGEGGRAVKPELAVNLAQVNKRVLRLAQEQSDDMREQLIDAGVRIIVGEGRLDGPQRVVVSTGQGKKRTDFDQVDADTVIVAVGASPRELPSAQPDGERILTWTQLYRLDTVPEHIIVVGSGVTGAEFASAYRALGAQVTLVSSRDQVLPGEDADAAQVIETVFRRNGMTVLSKSRADSVVRSADGVVVTLADGRVIEGSHCLMAVGSIPNTAGIGLEDAGVQLTASGHIAVNKVARTSMPSVYAVGDCSDSLPLASVASMQGRTAVYHAMGDAVTPLTLRNVTSNIFTAPEIATVGFSQKQIEEGATRGVVHKLMLETNPRAKMQGVSDGFIKLFAARTSGTVIGGVVVAPRASELILPVALAVEHRLTVDQLARAYSVYPSLSGGITDAARAMHVGRD, encoded by the coding sequence ATGACGACACTGTTCGACCGCAAGCAGCGCATCGCCGTTCTCGGTGGAGGCCCCGGCGGCTACGAGGCCGCGCTGGCCGGCGCGCAGCTCGGCGCCGAGGTGACCCTCGTCGAGCGCTCCGGGGTCGGCGGCTCGGCGGTGCTCACCGACGTCGTGCCCTCGAAGACCCTCATCGCGACCGCGGAGGCCGCGGGCGCCATCGGCGGCGCGGGCGAGCTGGGCGTGCAGTTCTTCGCGCGCGGCGAGGGCGGTCGGGCCGTCAAGCCCGAGCTCGCCGTCAACCTCGCCCAGGTCAACAAGCGCGTGCTGCGCCTCGCGCAGGAGCAGAGCGACGACATGCGCGAGCAGCTCATCGACGCCGGGGTGCGGATCATCGTCGGCGAGGGGCGCCTCGACGGGCCGCAGCGCGTCGTCGTCTCGACCGGGCAGGGCAAGAAGCGCACCGACTTCGACCAGGTCGACGCCGACACGGTCATCGTCGCCGTCGGCGCCTCGCCCCGCGAGCTGCCGAGCGCGCAGCCCGACGGCGAGCGCATCCTCACCTGGACCCAGCTGTACCGCCTCGACACCGTGCCCGAGCACATCATCGTCGTCGGCTCGGGCGTCACCGGCGCCGAGTTCGCCTCCGCCTACCGGGCCCTCGGTGCGCAGGTCACGCTCGTGTCGAGCCGCGACCAGGTGCTGCCGGGGGAGGACGCCGATGCCGCGCAGGTGATCGAGACGGTCTTCCGCCGCAACGGCATGACGGTGCTCTCGAAGAGCCGCGCCGACTCGGTGGTGCGCAGCGCCGACGGCGTGGTCGTGACGCTCGCCGACGGGCGCGTGATCGAGGGCTCGCACTGCCTCATGGCGGTCGGCTCGATCCCCAACACCGCGGGCATCGGGCTCGAGGATGCGGGGGTCCAGCTGACCGCATCCGGCCACATCGCCGTCAACAAGGTGGCCCGCACCTCGATGCCGAGCGTCTACGCGGTCGGCGACTGCAGCGACTCGTTGCCGCTGGCCTCCGTCGCCTCGATGCAGGGCCGCACCGCGGTCTACCACGCGATGGGCGACGCGGTCACGCCGCTCACCCTGCGCAACGTGACGTCGAACATCTTCACGGCGCCGGAGATCGCCACGGTCGGCTTCTCGCAGAAGCAGATCGAGGAGGGCGCCACGCGCGGCGTCGTGCACAAGCTCATGCTCGAGACCAACCCGCGGGCGAAGATGCAGGGCGTCAGCGACGGCTTCATCAAGCTGTTCGCGGCCCGCACCTCCGGCACGGTCATCGGCGGCGTCGTGGTGGCGCCGCGCGCGTCCGAGCTGATCCTGCCGGTCGCGCTCGCCGTGGAGCACCGCCTGACCGTCGATCAGCTGGCCCGCGCCTACTCGGTGTACCCGTCGCTGTCGGGCGGCATCACGGATGCGGCGCGCGCGATGCACGTCGGCCGCGACTAG
- a CDS encoding acetyl/propionyl/methylcrotonyl-CoA carboxylase subunit alpha: MARITKILIANRGEIAVRVIRAARDAGIATVAVYADQDRDARHVRLADEAYALNGSTSAETYLVIDKLLSVARRSGANAVHPGYGFLAENADFARAVIDAGLIWIGPSPEAIEKLGDKVSARHIAEKVGAPLAPGTLNPVSGADEVLAFVDEHGLPVAIKAAFGGGGRGLKVARTREEIPELFESATREAVAAFGRGECFVEKYLDKPRHVETQCLADAHGTVVVISTRDCSLQRRHQKLVEEAPAPFLTPEQIELLYSSSKAILKEVGYLGAGTCEFLIGADGTVSFLEVNTRLQVEHPVSEEVTGIDLVREQFRLAEGEPIGYDDPVAHGHSFEFRINGEDPGLNFLPMPGPVHALRFPGGPGVRVDSGVTTGDVISGAFDSLLAKLIVTGKTREDALERSRRALAEFEIAGLPTVLPFHRAIVDDPAFAPADGAPFSVYTRWIETEFDNQLEPWSGSLAEPLAAPAPRHTVVVEVAGKRLEVSLPDSLAPASGARAQTALAAPPSRRGGSRVAAGASGDAVKSPMQATVVKLAVAEGDTVVAGDLVVVLEAMKMEQPITAHRDGTISGIGAAVGDTVASGHVLLSIVD; encoded by the coding sequence ATGGCCCGCATCACGAAGATCCTCATCGCCAACCGTGGCGAGATCGCCGTCCGCGTCATCCGCGCCGCCCGCGACGCCGGCATCGCCACCGTCGCCGTCTACGCCGACCAAGACCGGGATGCCCGCCACGTGCGCCTCGCCGACGAGGCCTACGCGCTCAACGGGTCGACGAGCGCCGAGACGTACCTCGTGATCGACAAGCTGCTCAGCGTCGCCCGGCGGTCCGGAGCGAACGCGGTGCACCCGGGCTACGGGTTCCTCGCCGAGAACGCCGACTTCGCCCGCGCCGTGATCGATGCGGGCCTGATCTGGATCGGGCCCTCCCCTGAGGCGATCGAGAAGCTGGGCGACAAGGTCAGTGCCCGACACATCGCCGAGAAGGTCGGCGCGCCGCTCGCTCCCGGCACCCTGAACCCCGTCAGCGGCGCCGACGAGGTGCTTGCCTTCGTCGACGAGCACGGGCTGCCCGTCGCCATCAAAGCCGCCTTCGGCGGCGGCGGCCGCGGCCTGAAGGTCGCCCGCACGCGCGAGGAGATCCCGGAGCTGTTCGAGTCGGCCACCCGCGAGGCGGTCGCCGCGTTCGGCCGCGGGGAGTGCTTCGTCGAGAAGTACCTCGACAAGCCGCGCCACGTCGAGACCCAGTGCCTCGCGGATGCGCACGGCACCGTCGTCGTCATCTCGACGCGCGACTGCTCGCTGCAGCGCCGCCACCAGAAGCTCGTCGAGGAGGCCCCCGCGCCGTTCCTCACCCCCGAGCAGATCGAGCTGCTCTACTCGTCGTCGAAGGCGATCCTCAAGGAGGTCGGGTACCTCGGCGCCGGCACCTGCGAGTTCCTCATCGGCGCCGACGGCACCGTGTCGTTCCTGGAAGTCAACACCCGCCTCCAGGTCGAGCACCCGGTGTCGGAGGAGGTCACCGGCATCGACCTCGTCCGCGAGCAGTTCCGCCTCGCCGAGGGCGAGCCGATCGGCTACGACGACCCCGTCGCGCACGGGCACTCGTTCGAGTTCCGCATCAACGGCGAGGACCCGGGCCTGAACTTCCTGCCCATGCCCGGCCCGGTGCACGCCCTGCGCTTCCCCGGCGGCCCCGGCGTGCGCGTCGACTCGGGCGTCACCACGGGCGACGTGATCTCCGGCGCCTTCGACTCGCTGCTCGCGAAGCTCATCGTCACCGGCAAGACGCGCGAGGACGCCCTCGAGCGCTCGCGCCGCGCCCTCGCCGAGTTCGAGATCGCCGGCCTGCCGACCGTGCTGCCCTTCCACCGCGCGATCGTCGATGACCCGGCCTTCGCGCCCGCCGACGGCGCGCCGTTCAGCGTGTACACGCGCTGGATCGAGACCGAGTTCGACAACCAGCTCGAGCCGTGGAGCGGCTCGCTCGCCGAGCCGCTCGCGGCCCCCGCCCCGCGCCACACCGTGGTGGTCGAGGTCGCCGGCAAGCGCCTCGAGGTGTCGCTGCCGGACAGCCTGGCCCCCGCATCCGGTGCTCGCGCGCAGACCGCGCTCGCCGCGCCCCCGTCGCGCCGCGGCGGCTCGCGCGTCGCGGCCGGGGCCTCGGGCGACGCGGTGAAGAGCCCGATGCAGGCCACAGTCGTGAAGCTCGCTGTCGCCGAGGGCGACACGGTCGTCGCGGGCGACCTGGTGGTCGTGCTCGAGGCCATGAAGATGGAGCAGCCGATCACCGCGCACCGTGACGGCACCATCAGCGGCATCGGCGCGGCCGTCGGCGACACCGTGGCCTCGGGCCACGTGCTGCTCAGCATCGTCGACTAG
- a CDS encoding Maf family protein, protein MRLYLASTSPARLATLRAVGIEPVAFAPGVDEEAAVAAAESAHPDGRLPAAEMVQLLARLKAEAGLDPAVLVGAGLAPTDIDGFILGGDSAFELDGTVYGKPHEEHVARERWLVQRGRSGVLHSGHWLIDHRGGSVRGTVGRASSAVVHFADDIETAEIDAYIATGEPLRVAGAFTIDSKGAGFIDRIEGDPHTVVGLSVPLLRKLVHELGGRWTDLWNR, encoded by the coding sequence GTGCGCCTGTATCTCGCCTCGACCTCCCCCGCCCGGCTGGCCACCCTGCGCGCGGTCGGCATCGAGCCGGTCGCCTTCGCGCCCGGGGTCGATGAGGAGGCGGCGGTCGCCGCGGCTGAGAGCGCGCATCCCGACGGCCGTCTGCCGGCCGCCGAGATGGTGCAGCTGCTGGCGCGGCTGAAGGCCGAGGCGGGCCTCGACCCGGCCGTGCTCGTCGGCGCGGGCCTCGCGCCGACCGACATCGACGGGTTCATCCTCGGCGGCGACTCGGCGTTCGAGCTCGACGGCACCGTGTACGGCAAGCCGCACGAGGAGCACGTCGCGCGCGAGCGCTGGCTCGTGCAGCGCGGGCGCAGCGGTGTGCTGCACTCGGGACACTGGCTCATCGACCACCGCGGCGGCTCCGTGCGCGGCACGGTCGGGCGCGCCTCCAGCGCCGTCGTGCACTTCGCCGACGACATCGAGACGGCCGAGATCGACGCCTACATCGCCACGGGCGAGCCCCTGCGCGTCGCCGGAGCGTTCACCATCGATTCGAAGGGCGCCGGCTTCATCGATCGCATCGAGGGCGACCCCCACACGGTCGTCGGCCTGTCGGTGCCGCTGCTGCGCAAGCTCGTGCACGAGCTCGGCGGCCGCTGGACGGATCTCTGGAACCGCTGA
- a CDS encoding class I SAM-dependent RNA methyltransferase: MGENVGREIELTVDRIAHGGIAVGRLDGRVVFVSDAIPGETVRARVSDDRKKSFWRADTVAVLEASEHRREHVWAAASLDRDPRGRVGGAEFGHIALAHQRELKRQVLAEALQRQAGLGPDDLPNPLAVDALPGDTAANGLGWRTRIRLHVDPQGRLGPMASRSHTVIPVTDAPLATPAVQAAIPFAERFTGLGTLDVLAPTVGEPRLVIGEQKPSVIREVVGEREFQLDDTGFWQVHRAAPVALTAAVQEAIDPTVFDPRADNLDLYGGVGLLAAAVADRFGPATRITSVESDERATDHASENLAEWVGASAETGRVDRWLRTLDSGASEADRARLRAATVVLDPPRSGAGGEVMQLLGRLAPAQLVYVACDPVALARDVALAAEHGYRLVGIRGLDLFPHTHHVEAVATLVRT, translated from the coding sequence ATGGGTGAGAACGTGGGCCGCGAGATCGAGCTGACCGTTGACCGCATCGCGCACGGGGGCATCGCCGTCGGGCGGCTCGATGGGCGGGTGGTGTTCGTCTCCGACGCGATCCCCGGCGAGACGGTGCGGGCGCGCGTGAGCGACGACCGCAAGAAGAGCTTCTGGCGCGCCGACACGGTCGCGGTGCTCGAGGCGAGCGAGCACCGTCGCGAGCACGTCTGGGCGGCCGCCTCGCTCGACCGCGACCCGCGCGGGCGCGTCGGCGGCGCCGAGTTCGGCCACATCGCCCTCGCCCACCAGCGCGAGCTGAAGCGCCAGGTGCTCGCCGAGGCGCTGCAGCGGCAGGCGGGCCTCGGCCCCGACGACCTGCCGAACCCGCTCGCCGTCGACGCCCTGCCGGGCGACACCGCGGCGAACGGCCTCGGCTGGCGCACGCGCATCCGCCTGCACGTCGACCCGCAGGGCCGGCTCGGACCGATGGCGTCCCGCTCGCACACGGTGATCCCGGTGACGGATGCGCCTCTCGCGACGCCCGCCGTGCAGGCCGCGATCCCCTTCGCCGAGCGGTTCACCGGTCTCGGAACCCTCGACGTGCTCGCGCCGACCGTGGGCGAACCGCGCCTGGTGATCGGCGAGCAGAAGCCGAGCGTGATCCGCGAGGTGGTCGGCGAGCGCGAGTTCCAGCTCGACGACACGGGCTTCTGGCAGGTGCACCGGGCCGCGCCGGTGGCCCTGACCGCCGCGGTGCAGGAGGCCATCGACCCCACCGTGTTCGACCCGCGCGCCGACAACCTCGACCTCTACGGCGGTGTCGGTCTGCTCGCCGCAGCGGTGGCCGACCGCTTCGGCCCCGCCACCCGCATCACGAGCGTCGAGTCCGACGAGCGCGCCACCGACCACGCCAGCGAGAACCTCGCCGAGTGGGTGGGTGCCTCGGCCGAGACCGGGCGCGTCGACCGCTGGCTGCGCACGCTCGACAGCGGCGCCTCGGAGGCCGACCGCGCTCGGCTGCGGGCGGCCACGGTCGTGCTCGACCCGCCGCGCTCGGGAGCGGGCGGCGAGGTCATGCAGCTGCTCGGGCGCCTGGCCCCCGCGCAGCTCGTCTACGTCGCCTGCGACCCCGTGGCGCTCGCGCGCGATGTGGCGCTCGCCGCGGAGCACGGGTATCGGCTGGTGGGCATCCGGGGTCTCGATCTGTTCCCGCACACGCACCACGTCGAGGCGGTCGCGACGCTCGTGCGCACCTGA
- a CDS encoding response regulator: MVSSGSKKVRVAVVDDHESVRLGLQAAFENAGFDVLCTAPSVAELIELLEGREPDVVVLDLSLGDGSSVTENVKAVQSLGAGVLVHSIADRVASVREALAAGAAGVIPKSSATSTVIAAAETVARGEVLNNLEWASAIDADRDFAKAQLGRREREILHLYASGLPLKLAAQQLGIGYSTAREYLDRIRAKYVEVGRPAPTKVDLLRRAVEDGILPGLDPDGDDQA, from the coding sequence GTGGTCTCCTCTGGCAGCAAGAAGGTGCGCGTCGCGGTCGTCGATGACCACGAGTCCGTGCGGCTCGGGCTTCAGGCGGCGTTCGAGAACGCCGGATTCGACGTTCTCTGCACCGCGCCGAGCGTCGCGGAGCTGATCGAGCTGCTCGAGGGCCGCGAGCCCGACGTCGTCGTGCTTGACCTGTCGCTCGGCGACGGCTCGAGCGTGACCGAGAACGTGAAGGCCGTGCAGTCGCTCGGGGCCGGTGTGCTGGTGCACTCCATCGCCGACCGCGTGGCCAGTGTGCGCGAGGCTCTCGCGGCCGGAGCGGCCGGGGTGATCCCGAAGTCGTCCGCGACGAGCACCGTGATCGCTGCGGCCGAGACGGTTGCCCGCGGCGAGGTGCTGAACAACCTCGAGTGGGCGAGCGCCATCGACGCCGACCGCGACTTCGCCAAGGCCCAGCTCGGGCGGCGCGAGCGGGAGATCCTGCACCTGTACGCGAGCGGGCTGCCCCTCAAGCTGGCCGCCCAGCAGCTCGGCATCGGCTACTCCACCGCGCGCGAGTACCTCGACCGCATCCGTGCGAAGTACGTCGAGGTGGGTCGCCCCGCCCCGACGAAGGTCGACCTCCTGCGCCGCGCCGTGGAGGACGGCATCCTGCCCGGTCTCGACCCCGACGGTGATGACCAGGCCTGA
- a CDS encoding sensor histidine kinase, which yields MTRPEPAPVAAADASTGKRSSQRASRRPSQRVASAPADRAAQRSAQRAAQRAPQRTPLSRKRVDTVVSRSVAWFGIVFGLQAVPGLLGQYSLGQPVWSALTVGALYGSLLVALLCSTIKRWVGPSHLLVSAVYAVALVTWPFFLADPEVPQQGDHWLYQLTTVATATAAIGLRVRGALIYLIVVPLIYGVIRATPQGGGGPWELGLFNAIYAIILGGAVLIIITMTRVAATSVDEAQGAALDRYARAVRQHATEVERVHVDSIVHDSVLTTLLTAARAETPEQKALSAQMASAAMRHLEEAALVSPDDGTTVRFRQLADRIVTAARQMQAPFAVRVRSLDTRVIPSAQAEALYSAAVQAMMNSVQHAGPPEVRRWLRVSGVHGGAVEIEVGDAGAGFDPEHLPEGRLGVRRSIIERTANAGGRADVQSSAGKGTVITLSWPVVPVEGEDAAFAGGPALSTDGEEVRA from the coding sequence ATGACCAGGCCTGAGCCCGCGCCCGTCGCCGCGGCCGACGCCTCCACGGGGAAGCGCTCATCGCAGCGCGCATCGCGGCGACCATCGCAGCGCGTCGCGAGCGCCCCAGCCGATCGTGCCGCGCAGCGGTCCGCGCAGCGCGCGGCGCAGCGCGCCCCGCAGCGCACGCCGTTGAGCCGCAAGCGGGTCGACACCGTCGTCTCGCGCTCCGTCGCCTGGTTCGGCATCGTGTTCGGCCTGCAGGCGGTGCCCGGGCTGCTGGGCCAGTACTCCCTGGGGCAGCCCGTGTGGTCGGCCCTCACCGTGGGTGCCCTCTACGGCTCGCTGCTCGTGGCCCTCCTCTGCTCGACGATCAAGCGGTGGGTCGGGCCGTCGCACCTGCTGGTCTCGGCGGTCTACGCGGTCGCCCTGGTCACCTGGCCGTTCTTCCTCGCCGACCCCGAGGTGCCGCAGCAGGGCGACCACTGGCTGTACCAGCTGACCACGGTGGCGACCGCGACCGCGGCGATCGGCCTGCGGGTGCGGGGTGCACTGATCTACCTCATCGTCGTCCCGCTCATCTACGGCGTCATCAGGGCGACCCCGCAGGGCGGCGGCGGCCCCTGGGAGCTCGGACTGTTCAACGCCATCTACGCGATCATCCTGGGCGGCGCGGTGCTCATCATCATCACGATGACGCGTGTGGCCGCGACCTCGGTCGACGAGGCCCAGGGTGCGGCCCTCGACCGCTACGCCCGGGCCGTGCGCCAGCACGCGACGGAGGTGGAGCGCGTGCACGTCGACTCGATCGTGCACGACAGCGTGCTGACGACGCTGCTGACGGCCGCGCGGGCGGAGACCCCGGAGCAGAAGGCGCTCTCGGCGCAGATGGCCTCCGCGGCTATGCGGCACCTCGAGGAGGCGGCGCTCGTGTCACCCGATGACGGCACAACCGTGCGGTTCCGGCAGCTCGCCGACCGCATCGTGACGGCGGCGCGTCAGATGCAGGCGCCGTTCGCCGTGCGGGTGCGCTCGCTCGACACCCGCGTCATCCCCTCGGCGCAGGCCGAGGCGCTGTACTCCGCCGCGGTGCAGGCGATGATGAACAGCGTGCAGCACGCGGGGCCGCCCGAGGTGCGGCGGTGGTTGAGGGTGTCGGGCGTGCACGGCGGCGCCGTCGAGATCGAGGTCGGCGATGCGGGAGCGGGCTTCGACCCGGAGCACCTGCCGGAGGGCCGGCTTGGTGTGCGTCGCTCGATCATCGAGCGCACGGCGAACGCGGGCGGTCGAGCCGACGTGCAGTCGAGCGCCGGCAAGGGAACCGTCATCACCCTGTCCTGGCCGGTCGTTCCGGTGGAGGGCGAGGACGCCGCGTTCGCAGGCGGCCCCGCGCTCTCCACCGACGGCGAGGAGGTGCGCGCGTGA
- a CDS encoding acyl-CoA carboxylase epsilon subunit, which yields MSGLPSSEPEQFTATDAVPAIRVVAGSPTEEELAATHAVIMAVLAEQAARGAERVEPPVDLWRRSGRGMRATVAAGPGAWAASRDMRGC from the coding sequence GTGAGCGGCCTGCCGTCGAGCGAGCCGGAGCAGTTCACGGCGACGGATGCGGTGCCCGCCATCCGCGTCGTGGCAGGCAGCCCCACCGAGGAGGAGCTCGCCGCCACCCACGCCGTGATCATGGCCGTGCTCGCCGAGCAGGCGGCGCGGGGCGCCGAGCGCGTGGAGCCGCCCGTCGACCTCTGGCGGCGCAGCGGGCGGGGCATGCGGGCGACCGTCGCCGCCGGACCGGGCGCCTGGGCCGCCAGCCGGGACATGCGCGGCTGCTGA